In one window of Protaetiibacter larvae DNA:
- the rapZ gene encoding RNase adapter RapZ, translated as MTEGSDGREMLIVTGMSGAGRSTVANALEDLGWYVVDNLPPQMLRPLVDLGAHTGEAIPRIAAVVDVRGGRMFADAQELVAELRESDRARVVFLDATDAALVRRFEQVRRPHPLQGDGTLLDGILAERARMAGLREHSDLVLDTSELNIHQLATRIGELFGEDSAPSLRLTLMSFGFKYGLPADADMVADIRFLPNPYWVPELAPQSGLDDAVRSYVLGQPGAEEFIAHYVAALAAVTEGYRRENKRHATIAVGCTGGKHRSVAIAEEMASRLRALPGVSVTVRHRDLGRE; from the coding sequence ATGACCGAGGGCAGCGACGGGCGCGAGATGCTGATCGTGACCGGCATGTCGGGGGCGGGCCGCTCGACGGTCGCGAACGCCCTCGAGGATCTCGGCTGGTACGTGGTCGACAACCTGCCTCCGCAGATGCTGCGCCCGCTCGTCGACCTCGGCGCGCACACGGGTGAGGCGATCCCGCGCATCGCGGCGGTCGTCGACGTGCGCGGCGGGCGGATGTTCGCCGACGCGCAGGAGCTCGTCGCCGAGCTGCGCGAATCGGATCGCGCGCGCGTCGTGTTCCTCGACGCGACCGATGCCGCCCTCGTGCGGCGGTTCGAGCAGGTGCGGCGACCGCATCCGCTGCAGGGCGACGGGACGCTCCTCGACGGCATCCTGGCGGAGCGCGCCCGGATGGCCGGGCTGCGGGAGCACAGCGATCTCGTGCTGGACACCTCCGAGCTCAACATCCATCAGCTCGCGACCCGGATCGGGGAGCTGTTCGGCGAGGACTCCGCACCGAGTCTGCGGCTCACCCTCATGAGCTTCGGCTTCAAGTACGGCCTGCCCGCGGATGCCGACATGGTCGCCGACATCCGCTTCCTGCCGAACCCGTACTGGGTGCCGGAGCTCGCCCCGCAGAGCGGCCTCGACGACGCCGTGCGGTCGTATGTGCTCGGGCAGCCGGGGGCGGAGGAGTTCATCGCCCACTACGTCGCGGCGCTGGCCGCGGTCACCGAAGGGTACCGACGCGAGAACAAGCGTCACGCTACGATCGCCGTAGGGTGTACAGGCGGCAAGCATCGCTCCGTCGCGATCGCCGAAGAGATGGCGAGTCGCCTCCGAGCGCTCCCCGGGGTCTCCGTCACCGTGCGGCATCGCGACCTGGGGCGCGAGTGA
- the uvrC gene encoding excinuclease ABC subunit UvrC — protein MTPSPRADVLPWRPKAGEIPAAPGVYRFSDASGRILYVGKAVNLRQRLANYFQPLRSLHERTRHMVLAASKVEWTVVGSDVEALQLEYTWIKEFAPPYNVKFRDDKTYPYLVVTLGDEAPRVMVSRNRRIPGARYFGPYPKVWAVRETIDLMIKAFPIRTCSDSSYRRAMQTGRSCFPGQIGRCGGPCSHKVTIEEHREIVEQFVAFMASHDRRVITLLQREMKDASDAFEYERAAKIRDRIQALENVLEKSAVVLPENTEVDVFGIEEDELAAAVQQFVVRGGRVRGVRSWVVDKELDIAAGELVESVLETAYENEPPPREIVVPVLPDDAPALELWLAERRGRGKVSLKTAQRGDKAAVLQTATLNAKQALALYKTRRTADYVARTQALTELQDALGLDEAPLRMECYDVSHLGGTNVVASMVVFEDGLPKKSAYRKFAVAGTVDDTESLAQVLRRRLARLDEDERTEEGEGDGTRPRRRFAYRPGLIIVDGGQPQVQAAARTLEELGIHDLPVVGIAKRLEEVWLPDDEFPVILPRGSEALFLLQRIRDEAHRFAITFQRQKRRADIGTVLSEIPGLGPTRSKELLRHFGSVARLRAADVEAIAEVKGIGPQLAETIVARLASSPAGGGRQEDEA, from the coding sequence ATGACGCCGTCCCCGCGGGCGGACGTGCTGCCGTGGCGACCGAAGGCGGGCGAGATCCCGGCGGCACCCGGTGTCTACCGCTTCTCGGATGCCTCTGGCCGCATCCTCTACGTCGGCAAGGCCGTCAACCTGCGCCAACGGCTCGCCAACTACTTCCAGCCGCTCCGGAGCCTGCACGAGCGCACGCGTCATATGGTGCTCGCGGCATCCAAGGTGGAGTGGACCGTCGTCGGCTCGGACGTCGAGGCGCTGCAGCTGGAATACACCTGGATCAAGGAGTTCGCGCCGCCCTACAACGTCAAGTTCCGCGACGACAAGACCTACCCGTACCTCGTCGTGACGCTGGGTGACGAGGCGCCGCGCGTCATGGTGTCGCGCAACCGCCGCATCCCGGGAGCGCGCTACTTCGGTCCGTATCCGAAGGTGTGGGCCGTGCGCGAGACGATCGACCTGATGATCAAGGCCTTCCCGATCCGCACCTGCTCGGACTCGAGCTACAGGCGGGCCATGCAGACGGGCCGCTCGTGCTTCCCGGGGCAGATCGGGCGCTGCGGCGGACCGTGCTCGCACAAGGTGACGATCGAGGAGCACCGCGAGATCGTCGAGCAGTTCGTCGCCTTCATGGCGAGCCACGACCGGCGCGTCATCACCCTCCTGCAACGCGAGATGAAGGACGCCTCCGACGCCTTCGAGTACGAGCGGGCCGCGAAGATCCGCGATCGGATCCAGGCGCTCGAGAACGTGCTCGAGAAGAGCGCGGTCGTGCTCCCGGAGAACACGGAGGTCGACGTGTTCGGCATCGAGGAGGACGAGCTCGCCGCGGCGGTGCAGCAGTTCGTGGTGCGCGGCGGCCGCGTGCGCGGCGTGCGCAGCTGGGTCGTCGACAAGGAGCTCGACATCGCTGCGGGCGAGCTCGTGGAGTCGGTGCTCGAGACCGCCTACGAGAACGAGCCGCCGCCGCGCGAGATCGTGGTGCCCGTGCTCCCCGACGACGCACCCGCGCTCGAGCTCTGGCTCGCCGAACGCCGCGGGCGCGGCAAGGTCTCGCTCAAGACCGCTCAGCGGGGCGACAAGGCGGCCGTGCTGCAGACGGCGACCCTGAACGCGAAGCAGGCCCTCGCGCTCTACAAGACCCGGCGCACGGCCGACTACGTGGCGCGCACCCAGGCGCTCACCGAGCTGCAGGATGCGCTCGGGCTCGACGAGGCGCCGCTGCGGATGGAGTGCTACGACGTGTCGCACCTCGGCGGCACGAACGTCGTGGCGTCGATGGTGGTCTTCGAGGACGGGCTGCCGAAGAAGAGCGCGTACCGCAAGTTCGCGGTGGCCGGCACGGTCGACGACACCGAGTCGCTCGCCCAGGTGCTGCGACGCCGGCTGGCCCGGCTCGACGAGGACGAGCGCACCGAGGAGGGCGAGGGCGACGGCACCCGCCCGCGTCGGCGCTTCGCCTACCGTCCGGGGCTCATCATCGTCGACGGCGGTCAACCGCAGGTGCAGGCGGCAGCGCGCACCCTGGAGGAGCTCGGCATCCACGATCTGCCGGTCGTCGGGATCGCGAAGCGCCTCGAGGAGGTCTGGCTCCCCGACGACGAGTTCCCCGTCATCCTGCCGCGGGGGAGCGAGGCCCTGTTCCTGCTGCAGCGCATCCGCGACGAGGCTCACCGCTTCGCGATCACCTTCCAGCGCCAGAAGCGGCGCGCCGACATCGGCACCGTGCTCTCCGAGATCCCCGGACTCGGTCCCACGCGTTCGAAGGAGCTGCTTCGGCACTTCGGTTCCGTCGCGCGCCTGAGGGCGGCGGACGTCGAGGCCATCGCCGAGGTGAAGGGCATCGGGCCCCAGCTCGCCGAGACGATCGTCGCTAGGCTGGCGTCGAGCCCCGCGGGCGGCGGGCGACAGGAAGACGAGGCATGA